A genome region from Pseudanabaena sp. Chao 1811 includes the following:
- a CDS encoding Fur family transcriptional regulator: MQKQADRVVQILKSKGLRVTPQRFAVYANLLDRQDHPTAEQILNDLNQNAPTSSQATVYLSLQTLRDAGLVREVLLEQGVCRYDANVEPHHHFRCKCCGEIEDIAWNAFEGLGFQQIRSGLKVDNYEVTVSGICDRCNK, translated from the coding sequence ATGCAAAAGCAAGCGGATAGGGTTGTCCAAATACTGAAATCAAAGGGGTTGCGTGTTACACCCCAGCGTTTTGCTGTATATGCAAACCTGCTCGATCGCCAAGATCATCCTACTGCTGAGCAAATCTTGAACGATCTCAACCAAAACGCACCCACCTCGTCACAGGCAACAGTTTATCTGTCTCTACAAACTTTGCGAGATGCAGGACTCGTCCGCGAAGTCTTATTAGAACAGGGCGTATGTCGCTATGATGCCAATGTTGAGCCACATCACCACTTCCGATGCAAATGCTGTGGTGAAATCGAAGATATTGCTTGGAATGCCTTTGAAGGACTAGGCTTCCAGCAAATTCGCTCAGGACTAAAGGTTGATAATTATGAAGTGACTGTTAGCGGTATCTGCGATCGCTGCAATAAGTAA
- a CDS encoding DUF433 domain-containing protein has translation MTLVVTAEPVPLKTDTDGVVRVGKTRVTLDTVIKSFQNGATAEEIVYRYPSLKLADVYTTISFYLNHQQEVETYLQQRQDQAQTIRKMNEAKFDPQGLRDRLIARQVEQAL, from the coding sequence ATGACATTAGTAGTTACTGCTGAACCAGTTCCACTCAAAACCGACACCGATGGCGTAGTGCGCGTTGGCAAAACCCGTGTCACCCTAGATACAGTCATCAAATCCTTTCAGAATGGTGCAACGGCTGAAGAAATTGTTTATCGCTATCCATCCTTGAAACTAGCCGATGTTTATACCACCATTAGCTTTTACCTCAATCATCAACAAGAGGTTGAAACATATTTACAGCAAAGGCAAGATCAAGCGCAAACAATCCGTAAAATGAACGAGGCAAAATTTGATCCTCAAGGATTGCGCGATAGATTAATTGCGCGTCAGGTAGAGCAAGCTTTATGA
- a CDS encoding DUF948 domain-containing protein, whose protein sequence is MSEAIFLLGLSFLLVVVCLTILLLTAIPTFQELAKAANSIIRLADTLTRELPATLEAIRMTGLELSELSDELNQGAKSAGEAVKQVNDGIKGVRQSASSATIATKSAFAGIKAGLKSLGRRPRQRRTETYQENLRSNNQSIRDLGSSSIDDEEDITNQGRLITPDDIRSEGFMGDLNSED, encoded by the coding sequence ATGTCAGAAGCTATCTTCCTGCTAGGTTTATCCTTTTTATTAGTGGTCGTTTGCCTGACAATTCTTTTGCTCACGGCAATTCCCACATTTCAAGAGTTAGCGAAAGCTGCTAATAGCATTATTCGTCTTGCCGATACTTTAACTAGAGAATTACCTGCCACCCTTGAAGCTATTCGGATGACTGGTTTAGAGCTAAGTGAGTTAAGTGATGAACTAAACCAAGGAGCAAAAAGTGCAGGTGAGGCAGTTAAGCAGGTAAATGATGGTATTAAGGGTGTGCGTCAAAGTGCTTCCAGTGCCACGATCGCTACTAAAAGTGCATTTGCTGGTATCAAGGCAGGATTAAAATCTTTGGGTCGTCGTCCTCGACAAAGACGTACAGAGACTTATCAAGAAAATCTACGTAGCAACAACCAATCTATTCGCGATTTAGGTAGTTCCTCTATAGACGATGAAGAGGATATTACTAATCAAGGCAGACTAATCACGCCCGATGACATCCGTTCTGAGGGATTTATGGGGGATTTAAATTCAGAAGATTAA
- a CDS encoding peroxiredoxin translates to MAVIDTLPDVVFKTRVRDESVGGPNPYRWQDRTTEDLFGGKKVVLFSLPGAFTPTCSSNHLPRYEELYDEFKALGVDEVICVSVNDAFVMFKWGKEIGAKKVFLLPDGNGEFTRKLGFLVDKSNIGFGFRSWRYAAVISDRKIEKLFVEPGFGDNAGDDPFEVSDADTVLAYLKGAAPAGVSAPRLAFEG, encoded by the coding sequence ATGGCAGTTATCGACACATTACCAGATGTAGTATTTAAGACTCGCGTGCGTGACGAGTCCGTCGGTGGTCCTAACCCCTATCGTTGGCAAGATCGCACCACTGAAGATCTTTTCGGTGGTAAGAAGGTAGTACTTTTCTCTTTGCCTGGTGCATTTACTCCTACCTGTTCTTCTAATCACTTACCTCGCTACGAAGAGCTTTATGATGAATTCAAAGCTTTGGGCGTTGACGAAGTCATCTGTGTTTCTGTAAACGATGCTTTCGTGATGTTTAAGTGGGGCAAAGAAATTGGTGCTAAGAAGGTATTCTTGCTCCCCGATGGTAACGGCGAATTTACTCGTAAGCTTGGTTTCTTGGTTGACAAGTCCAATATCGGTTTTGGTTTCCGTTCTTGGCGCTATGCAGCCGTAATCAGCGATCGCAAGATCGAGAAACTTTTCGTTGAGCCTGGTTTTGGTGATAACGCTGGTGATGATCCTTTTGAAGTTTCTGACGCTGATACCGTCTTGGCTTACCTCAAGGGTGCTGCACCTGCTGGCGTATCTGCTCCTCGCTTAGCATTTGAAGGCTAA
- a CDS encoding NAD(P)/FAD-dependent oxidoreductase — protein MKLSSKNLNERLDTVYDAIVVGGGMGGLSAAIYLARYGLKCLIVEKGKGRSLWMQDLRNYVGLDPTTPGRDILNHGTKTALDWGADHLRGYVEEVVDEGETFAVKVKVGKTNSIYPVFRSKYLVAASGIIDNLPQLEDMQNVYDYAGYTLHVCMICDGFDMWDQKAVLIANTEGQIGAAFVLNWFTPYISVLTHGLCEVSDKTKQKLAEHGYPLYEAPIAKFHGENHQLSGVELTDGTIVEATTGLVGMGSIYHNQYLKGIEGLEYDGQNLVTNDMCKTTHDRIFALGDLKRGLNQVSIAVADGTLAATQIWRNIRRASPPRKWEENIKVPTTV, from the coding sequence ATGAAACTTTCTAGCAAAAATCTAAACGAGCGCCTTGATACTGTCTACGATGCGATCGTGGTTGGTGGTGGCATGGGTGGACTATCAGCAGCAATCTATCTTGCTCGCTATGGTCTAAAGTGTCTAATTGTCGAAAAAGGCAAAGGGCGATCGCTATGGATGCAAGATTTGCGTAATTATGTCGGACTCGACCCCACCACCCCCGGGCGCGACATCCTCAATCATGGGACAAAGACAGCTTTGGATTGGGGAGCCGATCATTTGCGCGGCTATGTGGAAGAAGTCGTCGATGAAGGCGAAACCTTTGCGGTGAAAGTAAAAGTTGGCAAAACTAACAGTATTTATCCCGTATTTCGTAGCAAGTATTTAGTTGCCGCTTCAGGAATTATCGACAATTTGCCCCAATTAGAAGACATGCAAAATGTCTATGATTATGCAGGCTATACGCTTCATGTCTGCATGATCTGCGATGGTTTTGATATGTGGGATCAGAAGGCTGTGTTGATTGCGAATACAGAAGGACAAATTGGTGCTGCCTTTGTCTTGAACTGGTTCACTCCCTATATTTCCGTTTTGACGCATGGCTTATGTGAAGTCAGCGATAAAACAAAACAGAAGCTTGCAGAGCATGGCTATCCATTGTACGAAGCACCGATCGCTAAATTCCACGGTGAAAATCATCAACTCAGTGGTGTAGAACTCACCGATGGCACAATTGTGGAAGCAACCACTGGCTTAGTGGGTATGGGTTCGATTTACCACAATCAATACCTCAAGGGAATTGAAGGATTGGAATATGATGGGCAGAATCTTGTAACTAATGATATGTGCAAGACTACCCACGATCGCATTTTTGCCCTTGGCGATTTGAAGAGAGGCTTGAATCAAGTTTCGATCGCTGTAGCGGATGGAACTTTAGCCGCAACTCAAATTTGGCGAAATATCCGACGTGCTAGTCCTCCTCGCAAATGGGAAGAAAACATCAAAGTTCCTACTACAGTTTAA
- a CDS encoding type II toxin-antitoxin system PemK/MazF family toxin: MPQKIARGEVWLADLNPVRGHEQAGKRPCLVVSVDLFNQGSAGLVVVVPITSKDKSIPFHVAVNPPDGGLKVRSFIKCEDVRSISVERLDKRLGYLSTQVFADVEDRLRILMGL; this comes from the coding sequence ATGCCTCAAAAGATTGCAAGGGGAGAGGTATGGTTAGCAGATCTTAATCCCGTAAGAGGTCACGAACAGGCGGGGAAACGTCCTTGTTTGGTAGTTTCTGTAGATTTGTTCAATCAGGGATCTGCTGGATTAGTGGTTGTTGTTCCTATCACTTCAAAGGATAAATCAATTCCTTTTCATGTTGCGGTTAATCCTCCAGATGGAGGTTTGAAGGTGAGGAGTTTTATTAAGTGTGAAGATGTGCGATCAATTTCTGTAGAGAGGTTAGATAAGCGCTTAGGATACTTGTCTACTCAGGTGTTTGCAGATGTAGAAGATCGATTACGAATTTTGATGGGGCTATAG